A portion of the Ricinus communis isolate WT05 ecotype wild-type chromosome 10, ASM1957865v1, whole genome shotgun sequence genome contains these proteins:
- the LOC8289357 gene encoding 40S ribosomal protein S3a-1, protein MAVGKNKRISKGKKGSKKKAADPFAKKDWYDIKAPSVFKVRNVGKTLVTRTQGTKIASEGLKHRVFEVSLADLQKDEDHAYRKIRLRAEDVQGKNVLTNFWGMDFTTDKLRSLVRKWQTLIESHVDVKTTDNYTLRLFCIAFTKRRANQVKRTCYAQSSQIRQIRRKMREILINQAASCDLKELVLKFIPESIGREIEKATSSIYPLQNVYIRKVKILKAPKFDLGKLMEVHGDYSADDIGVKLERPADELMAEGETEVVGAA, encoded by the exons ATGGCCGTCGG GAAGAACAAGCGTATATCTAAGGGAAAGAAGGGAAGCAAGAAGAAGGC AGCTGATCCTTTTGCTAAGAAGGACTGGTATGATATCAAGGCACCTTCTGTTTTCAAAGTCAGAAATGTGGGCAAAACCCTTGTCACCAGAACTCAAGGAACCAAG ATTGCTTCGGAGGGATTGAAACATCGAGTTTTTGAAGTATCTTTGGCTGACCTTCAAAAAGATGAGGATCATGCCTACAGGAAGATCCGCCTTAGAGCAGAGGATGTGCAAGGGAAGAATGTGCTCACAAACTTCTGG GGAATGGACTTCACTACAGACAAGCTGAGGTCACTGGTGCGCAAATGGCAGACATTGATTGAATCCCATGTTGATGTGAAGACTACTGATAATTACACCTTGAGGCTATTCTGCATTGCTTTCACCAAGAGACGTGCAAACCAGGTCAAGCGGACATGCTATGCTCAGTCCAGTCAGATCCGACAG ATTCGCAGGAAGATGAGGGAGATTCTGATTAATCAGGCAGCATCGTGTGATTTGAAAGAACTGGTGTTGAAGTTTATTCCAGAGTCAATTGGCAGAGAGATTGAGAAGGCAACATCTAGCATATATCCTTTGCAAAACGTCTATATTCGCAAGGTCAAGATCCTGAAGGCTCCCAAATTTGATCTTGGCAAGTTGATGGAG GTTCATGGTGACTATTCAGCAGATGACATTGGTGTGAAGTTGGAGAGGCCTGCTGATGAATTAATGGCAGAAGGGGAGACTGAAGTTGTTGGTGCAGCCTAA
- the LOC8289358 gene encoding protein tesmin/TSO1-like CXC 3 isoform X2 yields the protein MELNTPNRNHTISSSSTPLSQFQDSPVFNYINNLSPIELAKSVHSTDQTFNSLSFSSPPSVFASPKLTSLRDTRSFLKRRQFLETLKPVLSHSKDGNNTSEGVPEAVELDNSNTSAKEVTAEQPGEHLELAIELPQSLNIVPLDAIRTDTHTEKAEISNERHSSYESEKHLRKICRIEQNEDEAGGNWVALISNVDDMLHFESSIIEEQPEEQKMVDPGTISFISNVLQIPQDNNNDTENIESTNFVGSLELKMGEPGTQSTESLNKKETDKLHAVPSSTLQNKLAVSDAAVEVDIKGKKCQSSCKNRIRRLVFEMGGAHKKKSVCNSDGTSSILPQSDCEVAPVEKHSTPRISTLSRKGIGLHLNALATTSGDGKVIKIETLSSTKQEINLVLYDCEDKVMENAPQTSVGVTEDVGISSPKIKRHKLEHVGASCKRCNCKRSKCLKLYCDCFAAGLYCIEPCSCQDCFNKPAHEDTVLETRKQIESRNPLAFAPKVIRSTDYVSDFGDETNKTPASARHKRGCNCKKSNCLKKYCECFQGGVGCSSNCRCEGCKNSFGSKNGFEENETEDGESEAFEKNDEGEEEHADLPRPSGTARSSIQLPMTFSGMLSRSLSAVGGSTQMRTSQKLGTEVSCQPKFETHLQVIPEEEAPETLTSNCSAISGVKSTSPNCKRVSPPHHGFGASANWKSSRKLILRSVPPFPSLNSPNQQKFQ from the exons ATGGAGCTGAACACACCTAACAGGAACCATACcatctcctcctcctccactCCTCTTTCTCAATTTCAG GATTCACCCGTCTTTAATTACATCAACAATCTCTCACCCATCGAGTTAGCCAAGTCTGTGCATAGTACCGACCAAACATTcaactctctttctttttcatctccTCCATCGGTCTTCGCTTCACCCAAGCTTACTTCCCTAAGAGACACTAGATCTTTTCTTAAAAG GCGTCAATTCTTAGAGACATTGAAACCGGTGCTCTCTCATAGTAAAGATGGTAACAATACGAGCGAAGGGGTTCCGGAGGCTGTTGAACTAGATAACTCTAATACTTCTGCTAAAGAGGTTACTGCTGAGCAGCCCGGTGAACACTTGGAATTAGCAATTGAGCTGCCACAATCATTGAACATTGTGCCTCTTGATGCAATTAGGACAGATACCCATACTGAAAAGGCAGAAATATCAAATGAGAGACATTCTTCGTATGAGAGTGAGAAACATTTGCGTAAAATCTGTCGAATTGAGCAAAATGAAGATGAAGCAGGAGGCAATTGGGTGGCATTGATTTCTAATGTGGATGATATGTTACACTTTGAATCATCTATTATTGAAGAGCAACCTGAAGAGCAGAAAATGGTGGATCCTGGGACAATCTCTTTTATCTCAAATGTACTACAGATCCCGCAGGATAATAACAATGATACGGAGAATATAGAATCTACTAATTTCGTTGGCTCTTTAGAACTGAAAATGGGAGAACCAGGAACTCAGTCAACAGAATCATTAAATAAGAAGGAAACAGATAAATTACATGCTGTACCCTCTAGCACTTTACAGAATAAGCTAGCTGTTAGTGATGCAGCCGTAGAAGTAGATATCAAGGGGAAAAAGTGCCAATCCAGCTGCAAG AATAGAATAAGAAGACTGGTTTTTGAGATGGGAGGAGctcataaaaagaaatcagTATGTAATTCTGACGGCACCTCTTCAATATTGCCTCAATCAGATTGTGAAGTTGCCCCTGTTGAAAAGCATTCAACTCCAAGGATATCAACGTTATCAAGAAAGGGTATAGGTTTGCACTTGAATGCTCTAGCTACTACTTCAGGTGATGGTAAAGTTATCAAGATTGAGACTCTATCTTCtacaaaacaagaaataa ATTTAGTTCTTTATGACTGTGAAGATAAGGTTATGGAAAATGCTCCCCAAACATCTGTGGGTGTTACTGAAGACGTTGGCATTAGTAGTCCTAAAATAAAGAG GCACAAACTGGAACATGTTGGAGCATCCTGCAAACGCTGTAATTGTAAGAGGTCAAAATGCTTGAAGCT TTATTGCGATTGTTTTGCTGCTGGACTCTACTGTATTGAGCCTTGTTCATGCCAAGATTGTTTTAACAAGCCTGCTCATGAAGACACTGTTTTGGAAACTCGGAAACAGATTGAATCTCGCAACCCTCTTGCATTTGCTCCAAAAGTGATTAGGAGCACAGATTATGTTTCTGACTTTGGG gatgaaactaataaaactCCAGCTTCAGCCCGACATAAAAGAGGATGCAATtgtaaaaaatcaaattgctTGAAGAAATACTGTGAATGCTTCCAG gGTGGTGTGGGTTGCTCTTCGAACTGTAGATGTGAAGGGTGTAAAAACAGTTTTGGTAGCAAAAACG GGTTTGAAGAAAATGAGACTGAAGATGGAGAATCAGAAGCATTTGAGAAGAACGATGAGGGTGAAGAAGAGCATGCAGATCTTCCAAGACCTTCTGGAACTGCTAG GTCTTCAATTCAACTGCCAATGACCTTCAGTGGGATGCTCTCGAGGTCTCTTTCTGCAGTTGGTGGATCAACTCAAATGCGCACCAGCCAGAAGCTTGGAACAGAGGTTTCTTGCCAGCCTAAGTTTGAAACGCATCTCCAAGTGATCCCAGAAGAAGAAGCTCCTGAGACATTGACCAGCAATTGCTCAGCTATAAGTGGTGTGAAGTCGACCTCTCCAAACTGCAAAAGGGTCTCACCTCCTCATCATGGTTTTGGGGCATCAGCTAATTGGAAGAGCAGCAGAAAGTTGATTTTGAGATCTGTTCCACCCTTCCCGTCTCTCAATTCGCCAAATCAGCAGAAATTCCAGTAA
- the LOC8289358 gene encoding protein tesmin/TSO1-like CXC 3 isoform X1 → MELNTPNRNHTISSSSTPLSQFQDSPVFNYINNLSPIELAKSVHSTDQTFNSLSFSSPPSVFASPKLTSLRDTRSFLKRRQFLETLKPVLSHSKDGNNTSEGVPEAVELDNSNTSAKEVTAEQPGEHLELAIELPQSLNIVPLDAIRTDTHTEKAEISNERHSSYESEKHLRKICRIEQNEDEAGGNWVALISNVDDMLHFESSIIEEQPEEQKMVDPGTISFISNVLQIPQDNNNDTENIESTNFVGSLELKMGEPGTQSTESLNKKETDKLHAVPSSTLQNKLAVSDAAVEVDIKGKKCQSSCKQNRIRRLVFEMGGAHKKKSVCNSDGTSSILPQSDCEVAPVEKHSTPRISTLSRKGIGLHLNALATTSGDGKVIKIETLSSTKQEINLVLYDCEDKVMENAPQTSVGVTEDVGISSPKIKRHKLEHVGASCKRCNCKRSKCLKLYCDCFAAGLYCIEPCSCQDCFNKPAHEDTVLETRKQIESRNPLAFAPKVIRSTDYVSDFGDETNKTPASARHKRGCNCKKSNCLKKYCECFQGGVGCSSNCRCEGCKNSFGSKNGFEENETEDGESEAFEKNDEGEEEHADLPRPSGTARSSIQLPMTFSGMLSRSLSAVGGSTQMRTSQKLGTEVSCQPKFETHLQVIPEEEAPETLTSNCSAISGVKSTSPNCKRVSPPHHGFGASANWKSSRKLILRSVPPFPSLNSPNQQKFQ, encoded by the exons ATGGAGCTGAACACACCTAACAGGAACCATACcatctcctcctcctccactCCTCTTTCTCAATTTCAG GATTCACCCGTCTTTAATTACATCAACAATCTCTCACCCATCGAGTTAGCCAAGTCTGTGCATAGTACCGACCAAACATTcaactctctttctttttcatctccTCCATCGGTCTTCGCTTCACCCAAGCTTACTTCCCTAAGAGACACTAGATCTTTTCTTAAAAG GCGTCAATTCTTAGAGACATTGAAACCGGTGCTCTCTCATAGTAAAGATGGTAACAATACGAGCGAAGGGGTTCCGGAGGCTGTTGAACTAGATAACTCTAATACTTCTGCTAAAGAGGTTACTGCTGAGCAGCCCGGTGAACACTTGGAATTAGCAATTGAGCTGCCACAATCATTGAACATTGTGCCTCTTGATGCAATTAGGACAGATACCCATACTGAAAAGGCAGAAATATCAAATGAGAGACATTCTTCGTATGAGAGTGAGAAACATTTGCGTAAAATCTGTCGAATTGAGCAAAATGAAGATGAAGCAGGAGGCAATTGGGTGGCATTGATTTCTAATGTGGATGATATGTTACACTTTGAATCATCTATTATTGAAGAGCAACCTGAAGAGCAGAAAATGGTGGATCCTGGGACAATCTCTTTTATCTCAAATGTACTACAGATCCCGCAGGATAATAACAATGATACGGAGAATATAGAATCTACTAATTTCGTTGGCTCTTTAGAACTGAAAATGGGAGAACCAGGAACTCAGTCAACAGAATCATTAAATAAGAAGGAAACAGATAAATTACATGCTGTACCCTCTAGCACTTTACAGAATAAGCTAGCTGTTAGTGATGCAGCCGTAGAAGTAGATATCAAGGGGAAAAAGTGCCAATCCAGCTGCAAG CAGAATAGAATAAGAAGACTGGTTTTTGAGATGGGAGGAGctcataaaaagaaatcagTATGTAATTCTGACGGCACCTCTTCAATATTGCCTCAATCAGATTGTGAAGTTGCCCCTGTTGAAAAGCATTCAACTCCAAGGATATCAACGTTATCAAGAAAGGGTATAGGTTTGCACTTGAATGCTCTAGCTACTACTTCAGGTGATGGTAAAGTTATCAAGATTGAGACTCTATCTTCtacaaaacaagaaataa ATTTAGTTCTTTATGACTGTGAAGATAAGGTTATGGAAAATGCTCCCCAAACATCTGTGGGTGTTACTGAAGACGTTGGCATTAGTAGTCCTAAAATAAAGAG GCACAAACTGGAACATGTTGGAGCATCCTGCAAACGCTGTAATTGTAAGAGGTCAAAATGCTTGAAGCT TTATTGCGATTGTTTTGCTGCTGGACTCTACTGTATTGAGCCTTGTTCATGCCAAGATTGTTTTAACAAGCCTGCTCATGAAGACACTGTTTTGGAAACTCGGAAACAGATTGAATCTCGCAACCCTCTTGCATTTGCTCCAAAAGTGATTAGGAGCACAGATTATGTTTCTGACTTTGGG gatgaaactaataaaactCCAGCTTCAGCCCGACATAAAAGAGGATGCAATtgtaaaaaatcaaattgctTGAAGAAATACTGTGAATGCTTCCAG gGTGGTGTGGGTTGCTCTTCGAACTGTAGATGTGAAGGGTGTAAAAACAGTTTTGGTAGCAAAAACG GGTTTGAAGAAAATGAGACTGAAGATGGAGAATCAGAAGCATTTGAGAAGAACGATGAGGGTGAAGAAGAGCATGCAGATCTTCCAAGACCTTCTGGAACTGCTAG GTCTTCAATTCAACTGCCAATGACCTTCAGTGGGATGCTCTCGAGGTCTCTTTCTGCAGTTGGTGGATCAACTCAAATGCGCACCAGCCAGAAGCTTGGAACAGAGGTTTCTTGCCAGCCTAAGTTTGAAACGCATCTCCAAGTGATCCCAGAAGAAGAAGCTCCTGAGACATTGACCAGCAATTGCTCAGCTATAAGTGGTGTGAAGTCGACCTCTCCAAACTGCAAAAGGGTCTCACCTCCTCATCATGGTTTTGGGGCATCAGCTAATTGGAAGAGCAGCAGAAAGTTGATTTTGAGATCTGTTCCACCCTTCCCGTCTCTCAATTCGCCAAATCAGCAGAAATTCCAGTAA
- the LOC8289360 gene encoding protein NDL1 → MGESSDSVSIDINMLPFEGKEYVVKTSGGSITVYVCGDQEKPALITYPDVALNYMSCFQGLFFCPEAASLLLHNFCIYHIDAPGHELGADVISSDVPLLSVDDLADQVAEVLDFFRLKEVLCLGVTAGAYILTLFAMKYKERVLGLILVSPICKAPSWTEWLYNKVLMNLLYFYGMCDILKECLIQRYFSKETRCGVHGAESDIIHACRRLLDERQSLNVMRFLQAINERHDLTDSLKELRCKTLIFVGESSEFRDESVHMCAKMGKKSCALVEVQACGSLVTEEHPYAMVIPMELYLMGFGYHRQPHFASSSSNGSNPASPSSHSCIAPELLSPESLGVKLKPIKTRVHVEA, encoded by the exons ATGGGCGAGTCAAGTGACTCGGTTTCTATAGATATTAACATGCTTCCTTTTGAAGGAAAG GAATATGTAGTGAAAACAAGTGGAGGTTCAATTACAGTGTATGTTTGTGGCGATCAAGAAAAGCCTGCTTTGATTACTTACCCAGATGTTGCTCTCAATT ACATGTCTTGTTTCCAAGGCCTCTTCTTTTGCCCAGAGGCAGCTTCTTTATTGCTTCATAACTTCTGCATTTACCATATTGATGCCCCGGGCCATGAG TTGGGAGCTGATGTCATTTCTTCAGATGTTCCATTACTTAGTGTGGATGACTTAGCAGACCAGGTTGCTGAAGTGCTCGATTTCTTCAG GCTGAAAGAGGTTTTGTGCTTAGGCGTAACAGCTGGTGCTTACATCCTGACACTTTTTGCA ATGAAATACAAAGAACGGGTGCTTGGATTAATACTTGTTTCTCCTATTTGTAAAGCACCCTCATGGACTGAGTGGCTTTATAATAAG GTGTTAATGAATTTGTTATACTTCTACGGTATGTGTGATATATTGAAGGAGTGTCTCATCCAGCGTTACTTCAGTAAG GAAACTAGGTGTGGTGTGCATGGTGCAGAATCAGACATAATTCATGCTTGTAGAAGG TTGCTGGATGAGAGGCAAAGTTTAAATGTTATGCGTTTTCTTCAAGCAATTAATGA GAGACATGACCTTACAGACAGCTTAAAGGAGTTGCGGTGCAAGACACTCATTTTTGTAGGTGAAAGTAGCGAGTTCCGTGATGAGTCTGTGCATATGTGTGCCAAAATGGGCAAGAAAAGCTGTGCCCTGGTTGAG GTTCAGGCATGTGGCTCACTGGTGACAGAAGAGCACCCATACGCCATGGTAATCCCAATGGAACTCTATCTAATGGGATTTGGATATCACAGACAACCTCATTTTGCTTCCTCGTCGAGTAATGGCTCCAACCCTGCTAGTCCTTCAAGCCATTCTTGTATAGCACCAGAACTTCTCTCACCTGAGAGTTTGGGGGTCAAGCTCAAACCTATTAAAACGCGTGTGCATGTTGAAGCTTGA
- the LOC8289361 gene encoding uncharacterized protein LOC8289361, with translation MRDFPSCFGENGVQVADSSSSNTSKNAQNLVTCVYQCRIRGRSCLITITWSKNLMGQGLSVGMDDSANQCLCKVDIKPWLFSKRKGSKSLEAYSCKIDIYWDLSSAKFGSGPEPLEAFYVGVVVDRQMVLLLGDMRKEAFKKTSAAPISSTAVFVSKREHVFGKRVFSTKAQFSDNGQVHDLVIECDTIGVSDPCLVVRVDCKTVMQVKRLRWKFRGNHTILVDGLAVEVLWDVHNWLFGSSVGNAVFMFKTCLSAEKLWSSQPLSDPNVLPWSFSQRFLDSKSQNLGFSLILYAWKNE, from the coding sequence ATGAGAGATTTTCCTTCTTGCTTTGGTGAAAATGGGGTACAAGTAGCAgattcttcatcttcaaataCTAGTAAAAATGCACAGAATTTAGTAACTTGTGTGTATCAATGTCGAATTCGAGGCCGTTCTTGCTTGATCACTATTACTTGGAGTAAGAATTTGATGGGTCAAGGCTTAAGTGTTGGAATGGATGATTCTGCTAATCAGTGTTTATGCAAGGTTGACATTAAGCCCTGGTTGTTCTCGAAAAGAAAAGGGTCTAAGAGTTTAGAAGCCTATTCTTGTAAAATTGACATCTATTGGGACCTTTCATCAGCTAAATTTGGATCTGGTCCTGAACCACTAGAGGCATTTTATGTAGGTGTTGTTGTCGACAGGCAAATGGTCCTTCTTCTTGGcgatatgagaaaagaagCTTTCAAGAAAACTAGTGCCGCCCCTATTTCTTCGACTGCTGTTTTTGTCTCAAAGAGAGAACATGTTTTTGGGAAGAGGGTGTTTAGCACCAAGGCTCAGTTTTCTGACAATGGTCAAGTTCATGATCTTGTGATTGAATGTGACACAATTGGTGTTAGTGATCCATGCCTTGTAGTTCGAGTGGACTGTAAGACTGTGATGCAAGTGAAGCGGCTGCGGTGGAAGTTCCGAGGGAATCATACCATATTGGTTGATGGGCTAGCAGTAGAAGTTCTTTGGGATGTTCATAACTGGCTCTTTGGCTCATCGGTTGGGAATGCTGTTTTTATGTTCAAGACATGCCTCTCAGCTGAGAAGTTATGGTCTAGTCAACCACTTTCAGATCCAAATGTGTTACCATGGTCCTTCTCACAGAGATTTCTGGATTCCAAATCACAAAATCTCGGtttttcattgattttgtATGCTTGGAAGAATGAATAG
- the LOC8289442 gene encoding uncharacterized protein LOC8289442 isoform X1, with product MNQRERERERERESCVVVIVCCLGKEKGKKMAKHSSLVIDAWIREAQEVSRLVEDIETRIRNKDLEQEYRLKDNAKSKILEVGVKLDRLESLLLNPPSNLILTIEDLEFRWKMLSDFRLRTRALAASLYPSPSIKGARGLPVANTKGIIGPDNSNDQDQMKPFFSKDDSEMLKPLISEDATQSRMQIKPSGPFTPMSILRMLCWTICLILGAATLLFLLFILCAVI from the exons ATGAaccagagagagagagagagagagagagagagagagagttgtGTGGTTGTAATTGTATGCTGTTTGGGcaaagaaaaagggaagaagatGGCTAAACATTCTTCTCTAGTAATAGATGCATGGATAAGAGAAGCCCAAGAAGTATCAAGATTGGTAGAGGACATAGAAACCAGGATCAGGAACAAGGACTTGGAGCAAGAATATAGGCTTAAAGACAATGCTAAGTCCAAGATTTTAGAAGTTGGCGTTAAGCTTGATCGTCTTGAATCACTCCTGCTCAATCCTCCTTCAAATCTCATTTT AACTATAGAGGATTTGGAATTCCGATGGAAAATGCTATCAGACTTCCGGCTAAGAACAAGAGCGCTGGCTGCCAGTCTCTATCCATCACCGTCTATAAAGGG GGCAAGAGGCTTGCCTGTTGCAAATACCAAAGGAATCATTGGGCCAGACAACAGTAATGACCAAG ATCAAATGAAGCCCTTCTTCTCCAAAGATGACTCAGAGATGCTTAAACCTCTTATT TCAGAGGATGCCACCCAAAGTCGAATGCAG ATAAAGCCATCTGGGCCATTTACTCCAATGAGTATCCTCAGGATGCTGTGTTGGACCATCTGTTTGATTCTAGGAGCAGCCACACTTCTCTTTCTCCTGTTTATCCTTTGTGCAGTTATATAA
- the LOC8289442 gene encoding uncharacterized protein LOC8289442 isoform X2 — protein sequence MNQRERERERERESCVVVIVCCLGKEKGKKMAKHSSLVIDAWIREAQEVSRLVEDIETRIRNKDLEQEYRLKDNAKSKILEVGVKLDRLESLLLNPPSNLILTIEDLEFRWKMLSDFRLRTRALAASLYPSPSIKGARGLPVANTKGIIGPDNSNDQDQMKPFFSKDDSEMLKPLISEDATQSRMQVHFLNMR from the exons ATGAaccagagagagagagagagagagagagagagagagagttgtGTGGTTGTAATTGTATGCTGTTTGGGcaaagaaaaagggaagaagatGGCTAAACATTCTTCTCTAGTAATAGATGCATGGATAAGAGAAGCCCAAGAAGTATCAAGATTGGTAGAGGACATAGAAACCAGGATCAGGAACAAGGACTTGGAGCAAGAATATAGGCTTAAAGACAATGCTAAGTCCAAGATTTTAGAAGTTGGCGTTAAGCTTGATCGTCTTGAATCACTCCTGCTCAATCCTCCTTCAAATCTCATTTT AACTATAGAGGATTTGGAATTCCGATGGAAAATGCTATCAGACTTCCGGCTAAGAACAAGAGCGCTGGCTGCCAGTCTCTATCCATCACCGTCTATAAAGGG GGCAAGAGGCTTGCCTGTTGCAAATACCAAAGGAATCATTGGGCCAGACAACAGTAATGACCAAG ATCAAATGAAGCCCTTCTTCTCCAAAGATGACTCAGAGATGCTTAAACCTCTTATT TCAGAGGATGCCACCCAAAGTCGAATGCAGGTAcattttttgaatatgag ATAA
- the LOC8289443 gene encoding peptidyl-prolyl cis-trans isomerase FKBP16-1, chloroplastic isoform X1 produces MEGLPLQTMFNFLSVVQSSSNKRSRDAMTMNLDDNFTSLHVKRMPRRVILKCIGLNTVLLCISNNPVLAAPMPGMEEPEIIRTLKFDNGVRIREIVDGKGQEAHEGDVVEVNYVCRRSNGYFVHSTVDQFSGESSPVILPLDENRIIKGLKEVIIGMKVGGKRRALIPPSVGYINENLQPVPDEFGPRRSLLSHAKEPLIFEVQLLKVL; encoded by the exons ATGGAGGGGCTTCCGTTGCAAACCATGTTCAATTTCCTTTCAGTTGTCCAATCTTCAAG CAATAAGAGAAGTAGAGATGCTATGACAATGAACTTGGATGACAATTTTACTTCACTACATGTAAAAAGAATGCCAAGGAGGGTGATATTGAAGTGTATTGGGTTGAACACAGTTCTGCTATGTATTAGTAATAATCCTGTTCTTGCTGCCCCAATGCCAGGGATGGAAGAACCTGAAATTATTCG GACATTGAAGTTTGATAATGGGGTGAGAATTCGAG AAATTGTTGATGGAAAAGGTCAAGAAGCTCATGAAGGAGATGTAGTTGAAGTAAATTATGTATGCCGCCGCTCAAATGGCTATTTTGTTCACAG CACAGTGGATCAATTCAGTGGGGAAAGCTCACCTGTCATACTTCCTTTGGATGAGAATAGG ATCATTAAAGGCCTGAAAGAAGTCATAATTGGCATGAAGGTTGGAG GCAAGAGAAGAGCATTGATACCACCTTCTGTTGGATACATAAATGAAAACTTGCAACCAGTCCCTGACGAG TTTGGCCCTCGACGAAGCCTCCTCTCTCATGCAAAGGAGCCCTTGATATTCGAGGTGCAGCTCCTGAAAGTTCTTTGA
- the LOC8289443 gene encoding peptidyl-prolyl cis-trans isomerase FKBP16-1, chloroplastic isoform X2, with protein MEGLPLQTMFNFLSVVQSSSNKRSRDAMTMNLDDNFTSLHVKRMPRRVILKCIGLNTVLLCISNNPVLAAPMPGMEEPEIIRTLKFDNGVRIREIVDGKGQEAHEGDVVEVNYVCRRSNGYFVHSTVDQFSGESSPVILPLDENRIIKGLKEVIIGMKVGGKRRALIPPSVGYINENLQPVPDEYLIQLW; from the exons ATGGAGGGGCTTCCGTTGCAAACCATGTTCAATTTCCTTTCAGTTGTCCAATCTTCAAG CAATAAGAGAAGTAGAGATGCTATGACAATGAACTTGGATGACAATTTTACTTCACTACATGTAAAAAGAATGCCAAGGAGGGTGATATTGAAGTGTATTGGGTTGAACACAGTTCTGCTATGTATTAGTAATAATCCTGTTCTTGCTGCCCCAATGCCAGGGATGGAAGAACCTGAAATTATTCG GACATTGAAGTTTGATAATGGGGTGAGAATTCGAG AAATTGTTGATGGAAAAGGTCAAGAAGCTCATGAAGGAGATGTAGTTGAAGTAAATTATGTATGCCGCCGCTCAAATGGCTATTTTGTTCACAG CACAGTGGATCAATTCAGTGGGGAAAGCTCACCTGTCATACTTCCTTTGGATGAGAATAGG ATCATTAAAGGCCTGAAAGAAGTCATAATTGGCATGAAGGTTGGAG GCAAGAGAAGAGCATTGATACCACCTTCTGTTGGATACATAAATGAAAACTTGCAACCAGTCCCTGACGAG TACTTAATCCAGCTATGGTGA